The following coding sequences are from one Solea solea chromosome 4, fSolSol10.1, whole genome shotgun sequence window:
- the rhogb gene encoding ras homolog family member Gb has protein sequence MQTIKCVVVGDGAVGKTCLLISYTTGAFPKEYIPTVFDNYSSQVTVDGRIISLNLWDTAGQEEYDRLRTLSYPQTNVFIVCFSISSPASYENIKHKWHPEVSHHCPGVPILLVGTKSDLRNDVETQRKLKEQNQMPVTHQQGAALARQIQAARYLECSALNQDGIKDVFAEAVRAFLNPQPVVTKRPCVLL, from the exons atGCAGACGATAAAGTGCGTGGTTGTGGGCGACGGCGCTGTCGGAAAAACCTGTCTCCTCATCTCCTACACGACAGGAGCTTTTCCTAAAGAATATATACCCACTGTGTTTGATAACTACAGcagccag gtgaCGGTGGACGGTCGGATCATCAGTCTGAACCTGTGGGACACGGCTGGTCAGGAGGAATACGACCGACTGAGGACGCTCTCGTACCCGCAGACCAACGTCTTCATCGTCTGCTTCTCCATCTCTAGCCCCGCCTCCTACGAGAACATCAAACACAAGTGGCacccagag GTGTCTCACCACTGTCCCGGCGTTCCCATCCTCCTGGTCGGCACAAAGAGTGACCTCCGGAACGACGTGGAGACTCAGAGGAAGCTGAAGGAGCAGAACCAGATGCCCGTCACTCACCAGCAGGGCGCTGCCCTCGCCCGTCAGATCCAGGCCGCCCGCTACCTGGAGTGTTCGGCTCTGAACCAGGACGGCATCAAGGACGTGTTTGCCGAGGCCGTGCGGGCGTTTCTCAACCCGCAGCCCGTCGTCACCAAGAGGCCCTGCGTCCTGCTGTAG